Proteins from one Malaya genurostris strain Urasoe2022 chromosome 2, Malgen_1.1, whole genome shotgun sequence genomic window:
- the LOC131431923 gene encoding neprilysin-2-like, translating into MDLNIEPCDDFYNFACGQFIRKTSIPDDKVSINTFSVIRDRLKEQLYTIVSENVAENEPEPFKLSKHLFRICMNKTLIQRNGFQPLLTALDNLGGWPVLRGSKWDINSSWSWAKSVGDFRRYGYSTDYFISLSVGSDLQNSNRRIITIDQASLGANREYLIKGIKHPIVSAYYRYMVNTAVLLGANKKRAQQDLLQSLNFEIALAKISIPKEMRRNITGLHNPMTVKEFQQRYPYTDWVEYFNIIFKDTGIYIDENEIINVNVPTFMVGLGLLFKNTSKRTLANYAMWRVSGFSSFFLNDRLRKQQLRYTTVVSGKQQHEPRWKECVDIVAESLSISVGALYIRKYFHIDSKHTALDMVNNIKSAFVDILMSVDWMDEITRQSALDKVGSMVAHIGYPDELMDDAIISEYYHGLQFKLGESYLDTILHLNKFKTTKAFQRLHQIIDKTDWIRHSRPAVVNAFYSSSENSIRFPAGILQGHFFSYDRPKYLNYGAIGFVIGHEITHGFDDKGRQFNKNGNLFDWWQSSTKKAYLEKAQCINEQYGNYTEPNVRLSLNGVNTLGENIADNGGLKEAYYAYQKWVEWNGPEPQLPGLDFTPQQMFWISAAQTWCSVYRPETMSKRITTGVHSPGRFRVIGPMSNMVEFARDFNCPAGTPMNPVKKCKVW; encoded by the exons ATGGATTTAAATATTGAACCATGTGATGATTTTTACAACTTCGCCTGTGGTCAGTTCATACGTAAAACATCTATTCCAGATGATAAAGtttctatcaatactttttcgGTGATCAGAGATCGTTTGAAAGAGCAACTTTATACGATAGTAAGCGAAAATGTTGCAGAAAATGAGCCAGAACCATTCAAGCTATCCAAACACTTGTTTAGAATCTGTATGAACAAAA CTCTAATTCAGAGGAACGGATTCCAACCACTATTGACAGCCTTGGACAATTTAGGCGGATGGCCAGTGTTAAGAGGCAGTAAATGGGACATCAACTCTTCCTGGTCATGGGCTAAATCGGTTGGTGACTTCCGACGGTATGGTTACAGCACTGACTACTTCATAAGTCTTTCGGTAGGATCAGATttgcaaaattcaaatcgtcgaATTATCACA ATAGATCAAGCTTCTCTGGGcgctaatcgtgaatatctaatcAAGGGAATAAAGCATCCAATAGTATCTGCTTACTACAGGTACATGGTTAATACGGCCGTATTGCTCGGGGCCAATAAAAAACGAGCCCAACAGGATCTGTTGCAATCATTGAACTTCGAAATTGCTCTGGCCAAAATTTCAATACCAAAGGAAATGCGGAGAAACATTACTGGTCTACATAACCCGATGACAGTGAAAGAATTTCAGCAAAGATATCCCTATACTGATTGGGTCGAATAtttcaacataattttcaagGATACTGGCATATACATTGacgaaaatgaaataatcaacgttAACGTACCAACATTCATGGTCGGCTTAGGATTATTGTTTAAAAACACATCGAAAAGAACACTTGCAAACTATGCGATGTGGCGAGTTAGTGGATTTTCTTCGTTCTTCCTCAATGACAGGCTTCGAAAACAACAGTTACGATATACTACTGTAGTTAGTGGGAAACAACAACATGAGCCTCGTTGGAAGGAGTGCGTAGATATTGTTGCTGAAAGTCTATCGATTTCCGTTGGTGCATTGTACATCAGGAAATATTTCCATATAGATTCCAAACATACCGCTTTAGACATGGTAAACAACATTAAGTCAGCGTTTGTGGATATCTTGATGAGTGTTGACTGGATGGATGAAATAACACGACAATCGGCACTGGACAAAGTCGGATCGATGGTTGCCCACATAGGATATCCGGATGAACTCATGGACGATGCAattatttctgaatattatcaTGGTCTCCAGTTCAAATTGGGTGAGAGCTATTtagacaccattctgcatttgaACAAGTTCAAGACTACGAAGGCGTTCCAGAGACTTCATCAAATAATTGACAAAACTGACTGGATCAGACACTCCAGACCAGCAGTTGTCAATGCTTTCTACTCGTCAAGCGAAAACAGTATTC GATTTCCAGCCGGCATACTTCAGGGACACTTCTTCTCATACGATCGTCCGAAGTATTTAAACTACGGAGCGATTGGATTCGTCATAGGACATGAAATTACGCATGGTTTTGATGACAAAGGTCGCCAATTCAACAAAAATGGTAATTTGTTCGATTGGTGGCAGTCCAGTACTAAGAAGGCATATCTGGAGAAGGCTCAATGTATAAACGAACAATATGGTAACTACACGGAACCGAACGTTAGACTGAGCCTCAACGGCGTCAACACCCTCGGTGAAAACATTGCAGACAACGGCGGACTCAAGGAGGCATACTATGCCTATCAGAAATGGGTTGAATGGAATGGACCCGAACCACAGTTACCCGGGCTCGATTTCACGCCCCAGCAAATGTTTTGGATATCGGCAGCGCAGACCTGGTGCTCCGTGTATCGTCCGGAAACAATGAGCAAAAGAATAACCACGGGAGTTCACTCACCTGGAAGATTCCGCGTTATCGGTCCAATGAGTAATATGGTTGAGTTTGCAAGGGATTTTAACTGCCCTGCTGGAACACCTATGAATCCAGTGAAGAAATGTAAAGTTTGGTGA